TCAACCTAAGATTTAGACAAGTCATAGGGGAGCCAGTAATCGTTCCCTCAGTGAACCTGTTGTGGGTACTCCCTCATCCAAATGCAGGCATTGGTAACCATTCCGAATTTCAACATGCTTTGCCTTTCTGTATTTCAAATCGAACAAGAACCTGACAACCAAAATGCAGATAGGACATAGACTTCCTGTTGTGCTTTGGCCTGTTATCTCACCAACTTATAAACCCACAGTTgaacaatttaaaatacaagaaataaagacaccaagagaattacgaggttcggcaaaaacctgcctacgtcatcggagagatattgctcttcactatgagaataactagTACAAAACATACATGAGTTAAATTGACATAACCCAAACCCCAATCTCATGTACACTCACAGAATTTTTCCAAGAGCCTCACTATCCCCAAgagtttctcactctcactctattttcttttccCTCTGTGTTTTCCGGATGCACACCCTTTTTTCTTCACACTCGGCAAGCATTTATATAAAATGCAAGCAATTCCTTGCATTTAAATAAAGGCCATCATTATCATCCCCCTGCTTTGCCTTTAATCAAATCACAATGCCACCTTCACGTGAAAAAAGCTAAATGGGAAAACATGAAAAGAAAACCTAGCCTATAAAGTAGACTTTTTTCATGCATAGAAAGCATACATATTTACGTGCAAACAAACACAAAGACAACACTTTGCTACAGCCATTTCCTTGTAGCACATAAAGCTAAACTATCAAAATTGTTGCCAACTCAAACtatgagccaatcacaacacttCCAAGAACCGAACCAACCACAACATTGACGTTTATGCTCTTGGGCTCTTTCATATTTGGAATTGGTGCTGATTCCTCCATTATTTCCAACATTTCCAGTCCATTTAGATAAGAATTGTTAGTGTTAGTATTTGCGTTAGGACCTATGTTGATGTTAATGAGTTCAGACTCCCCAGATTCCACCACACAATTATAATAGTAAGGCAACAGGTCGCCAAAAATGGAATTGAGTCCACCGACCTTCTTAGTGAAGTTTCCATTTGAATACAAGTTTAAAAACAATGTCGGCAATTTGGCCAACAAGGTCACAAAAGTGTGCCCGGACAAGATGTTTAGCGTTCTTGCGCACATTAAACGACCAGGTTATGTTGAACAAAGTGGATGGGTTGCTATTACGATTGTCCATTACTTTGGCAGTCTCGTAAACTAAATCTGGGGCAATAAAATCATTAGCAGCAGCAACAAAACCATCATATTCATACGCCTGGTACTTAGGCGTCTGTGAGGGTCCAACTTCCTCTGCAAGGTTTGAATTCTTCAGATAAAGATCATTAGAATCCCAGTTTCGCCATAGTGTGTCCTCACCTGGTCGGAGTTCCTGACCTCCAACATTCACCCTGTAAATTGTATGTAGAACTAAAGAGGAACTACTGGTGTAATTCTTAGGGCTGAAATTTGCAAGGGCAAGGAAGACTTCAATGGCATTTACAAATGCAAAAGACGATCCACGAGGCGTAAAGTACATCCTAAATGAGCCAGGATCAATGCCAAGAAAGAACTCCATTATCGTAGAATTGCCACTACTATTCTTAGCAGTGAAATTCTTCAACAACATGACATATTAGGAAAAGCCGAAACATAAAAAAGAGCGACAAAGAGATTACTTGAGGAAGCGGCGAAAGCCAAGAAATACGGACGTACAAAATAAGTACCGTTTTCAGTGATGTTGAACTTATAGTAGGATTCTTGCCTGAAAATTCTTGCTGTAAGGTAAAGATTCAAACTctgcctgtgtaagtttatcttacattgccggtcccaagcccggataaatgaggagggggagggcgtcaggtagttgacagccggcactccatggttacgtcgaatccttatgaaaatgaatccagaacgaaattgcgctaaagctagggcgtcacccgtaagtggcgcgctgtgtggtcCGAGCACAATGATAAGTGagtaagggtcgctgtatctccatcggcacccggatgcagtgttaaatgagcaagggggccatagaaacttcttttcgaacgactccactcaaagttgtttgggagcatatgctcctatcaactttacacgggacacacaaaaaaagtactttgatcctactagacgggggagggtgaaaaagctaggacagaagggtagagttcaagagagcagaatgcgtttaggaacgtagaatataggaaccttaacgggaaaatctatggaagtagtggaagttatggtgaggagaaggataaatattatgtgcctacaagaaactaagtgggttggtcgtaaggcaaaggatatagaaaactcagggtttaaactttggtattcgggcacaaatagaacgagaaacggtgttggcatcatcgtggacaagaccttgacacaagatgttgtagatgtcaatagggtaggagatagaatcatggcaatcaagattgtaataggacaagaacttatcaatgtgattagtgcgtacgcacctcaagtagggttggatacgagttcgaaggagaaattttgggaagaccttggagacttggtgcaaggaattgctcagacgaagaagttatttataggaggagatttaaatggacacgtgggcagggagacaggcaactatggaggttttcatggtggccatggttttggggagagaaacgaggatggggaagctatcttggatttttcaatggcatatgatctcttcttagccaacaccttctttaagaagagagaagaacatgtgatcacctacaagagtgggtcgtcaaaaacacaaatagattttcttctaatgaggaaaggggatcgtataacttgtaaggattgcaaagttataccgggagagagcgtggctaatcaacatcgcttgttggtgatggatgtacatatcaaaagagtgaggaaaaagaacaagacttagaagtgcccaaggactagatggtggaatctaaaagaagaaaaacaagccattttcaaagagaaagtaatcacccagtgtgtgtgggatagagagggggaagctagccaaatgtgggattccatggctagttgtatccaaaaagtagcaaaagaggtattaggagagtccaagggctttgctccataccaaaaggaatcttggtggtggaatgaggaggtacaaacaaaggtgaaggctaagaaggaatgttgtaaagccttatacaaggataggaccgatgaaaatggtgaaaggtatagaaaagcgaagcaagaggcgaagaaagctgtgagagaagctaagttagcggcttatgacgatatgtataagcgactagataccaaagaaggagagttggatatctataaactagctagagcaagggaaaagaagacaagggacctaaaccaattgaggtgcatcaaggatgaggatgaaaaggttcttgctacagagaacgcggtcaaagacagatggagaggttattttcataatcttttcaatgaaggacatgaaaggagtgcttctttaggggagttgagtaactcagaagagtgtagaaactactccttttatcgtcgaatccggaaggaagaagtggttgtagctttgaagaagatgaagcatagaaaagcagtgggcccagacgatataccgatcgaagtgtggaaagtgttgggagagacaggtataacatggctcactgaccttttcaataggattttgaaaacgaagaagatgccaaatgagtggcgaacgagcactttggtgcctatctacaagaataagggcgacgtacaaaattacatgaactataagggtattaagctaatgagtcatacaatgaagctctgggagagagttattgagcatagattgaggcaagagatacgggtttcggacaaccaattcaggttcatgccagggcgctcaaccatggaggcaatctatctcttacgaagattgatggaaagatatagagatgggaaaaaggatttacacatggtctttatagatttggaaaaagcgtatgatagggtcccaagagacattctttggaggattttagagaagaaaggagtacgagtagcatatatcgaagctataaaggatatgtatgaaggagcaaagactgccgtaagaactcatgaaggacaaaccgaaagctttcccataactgtaagattacatcaaggctcatccttaagtccttacctttttgcgttggtaatggatgagttaacaggacatattcaagatgatattccttggtgtatgcttttcgcagacgatatagtgttgatagatgaaactcaggaaggggtaaatgcaaagcttaacctttggagagaagtgttggaatctaaaggtcttcgcctaagccgatcaaagacagaatatatggagtgcaagttcagtgcaaatggaggccaaaacgagttaggggtgaggatcggagatcaagaaataccaaagagcgaccgttttcgttacctaggatctattttgcaaaagaacggagaattagatggcgctctcaaccatagaatacaagctggaaggatgaagtggaagagtgcatccggcgtgttgtgtgaccgccgtatgccactgaagctcaagggaaaattttataggacggcaataaggccggcgatgctgtatggcacagaatgttgggcggtgaagcatcaacacgtacacaaaattggtgtagcggagatgaggatgcttcgttggatgtgtgggcacacgagaaatgataagattaggaatgaggatatctggggtaaagtaggagtagccgaaattgaaggaaagatgagagaaaatcggttacggtggtttggacatgtgcaaaaaaggcctactgacgctccgattagaagatgcgactatatgacagaggttcagggccgaaggggtagaggaagacctaggaaaactttggaagagactctaagaaaagacttagagtacttggatctaacggaagacatgacacaggaccgagcataatggcgttctaagattcatatagccaaccccactcagtgacttggattttccaagtctccaaccgaaaagttttcctcactcgggaaattaagggaacactacctcaacctacatgctccactcacaaagcttcaacatacaagcttcaacaaaagaaaatttcgaagaacttagcgaagaaggctttggtgtatttaacacaatacgttgaaatgaagcaaagcttatttattgatatccccgataagttacaaatatgtacatatacatgagtcaaaataaacaaacaagagggagccttcacaaaggttgcttaggagaagtctcagcagtcggtagagccccagaaagagaaggcacctgagggggatcatttggagcctcggtactggacagaaccctagaaggaggaggcatcagaggttgatcatttggagcttcattacgcggtacaaccccagaagatgaaggcaataaatgcctttggaacaaacccacaaacctctgatgatcaagtaaaacctgaccatcagattccttcatctggtcaagcttcattttcatgtttgtagcatagtcatgtgcgagccggtgcaactgtttattctcatgcttgagccctataatctcctgtttgagactcatcacttcagccgccaatgattcaacttggcgggttcgagcaaataggtgttgggccatattagacacagaatctgcacactgaacactgagagccagagaatccttaacagccaactcatcagaccgtttggaaaatagtttgttatctttgggagtgagaaggttcctggccaccaccgcagcggtcatatcattcttcatcacggaatccccaacggtaagaggaccagtaggggagacgaatgatggcgccatatgttgtctggagaaggcgtggctgcctcttcaacaaggttcaagttaaaacgactgtcggaggggccagacattttcaaaggtgttgaagagagaagaggtcggacaaatcaagatcttagaagtgcaagaatgaagcttctactggtggagattcaagtgtgctttggaacttaatgtcagcctctataaaaatttgcactcgacgaagcttcaaaaatcgaagaggcgcttgctcagaaatcgaagaggtgtttgctttctcaaaagctgggctgctcagagaccacgagggtcgatctcagaaatcgaagaggcgtttgctttctcaaaagctgggctgctcacaaaccacgaaggccgatctcagaaatcgaagaggcgcttgctttctcaaaagctgggctgctcagagaccacgagggccgatctaagaaatcgaagaggcacctactttttcagccttgtcagcacctgtcacacgcacactcaactttgcggaaattataggcattctgtcgaagatttctggtgaagtagaaagcacatgaatcttactgttcaatcatccacttcccacatgcaacattagc
Above is a window of Malus sylvestris chromosome 15, drMalSylv7.2, whole genome shotgun sequence DNA encoding:
- the LOC126605666 gene encoding uncharacterized protein LOC126605666; translation: MEVVEVMVRRRINIMCLQETKWVGRKAKDIENSGFKLWYSGTNRTRNGVGIIVDKTLTQDVVDVNRVGDRIMAIKIVIGQELINVISAYAPQVGLDTSSKEKFWEDLGDLVQGIAQTKKLFIGGDLNGHVGRETGNYGGFHGGHGFGERNEDGEAILDFSMAYDLFLANTFFKKREEHVITYKSGSSKTQIDFLLMRKGDRITCKDCKVIPGESVANQHRLLVMDVHIKRVRKKNKT
- the LOC126605664 gene encoding uncharacterized protein LOC126605664, with amino-acid sequence MECKFSANGGQNELGVRIGDQEIPKSDRFRYLGSILQKNGELDGALNHRIQAGRMKWKSASGVLCDRRMPLKLKGKFYRTAIRPAMLYGTECWAVKHQHVHKIGVAEMRMLRWMCGHTRNDKIRNEDIWGKVGVAEIEGKMRENRLRWFGHVQKRPTDAPIRRCDYMTEVQGRRGRGRPRKTLEETLRKDLEYLDLTEDMTQNRAQWRSRIHIADPT